The Methylobacterium durans nucleotide sequence CGCTGTCCGCCCTCTTCGAGCTGCACGGCAGCGCGCGCGACCTCTTCGCCTTCTTCTGCCATGTCAGCGGCGCGATCTGGTTCTTCAACGGGCTGCTGTTCCTGTCGAACGCCTCCTTCAACAACCTCGGCTTTCCCTTCCTCTCGACGGGCCTCAACTGGGGACGGGCGACGCTTGGCACGATGCCGCCGGCGCTGGCCGGCGCCGCGCTCTACGGACCCCAGGGCGTCATCGCGGGCGTCGGGGTCGGCTCGCTGCTGTTCGGCGGGCTCGCGATCGGGCTCGCCTTCCGCACCGTGACCCGGCTGGAGCGCCGCGCCCTCGCGCTGCGCGCCGCGAACCCGCCCTCGCCCCCCGAAGCGCAGGCTCACACCGAGGCCTCGCTCGCCGCCGGGCCGGCGCAGAGCGGCGCGCTCGTCTGAGGTTCCGGCCACCCATCCACGGCCGAATGCCGGCGCTGCGCCGGCAAAAGGCCGCTGGCGCTGGTCAGTTGGCGGCGGATGGGACACACTTCACCATGGGATATGTACGTGCGCGCGGGGTTTCTCCGCCGTGCCCGATGATGAGGCCACAGGCCATGTTCAACCCGATCGACATGCTCCAGGGCCAGAGCGCCGGGATGCAGGGGCTCGCCCAGCAATTCGGCCTCACGACAGATCAGACGCGTCGTGCCATGGAGGCGCTCCTGCCCGCCTTCACGATCGGCCTGCAGCGCAACACCCCGAGCGACCCGATCGGCTTCGGCCAGCTCTTCGGGTTGCCGGGCGCCTCGGCCGGAAACCCGACCGCGCAGACGCCGGAGGTAATGCTCGGGCAGCTTTTCGGCTCGCCGATGCTCGCGCAGGCGGTCGTGCAGCAGGCGGCTGCGGCGAGCGGCGTCGGTTCTCAGGTGGTGCGCCAGATGCTGCCGCTGATGGCGGGCATGGTGGTGGCGAGCATCGTGCACATGATCCTCAACCAGAGCCCGGCGCCCCAGCAGCCGGCTCCGAAACCCGCGCCGGCAAACCCCTACGTCGCCGCCAACACGTTCTGGGCCGACATGCTGAGGGCTTTCGCCCCGCCTCAGCCGCCGCAGGCCACCCCCTCGCGCCCCAGCCGCCGAGCCCGCCGCCCGTCGAGGCACCCAGAAGCAGCCCCAAGGACCCGGCCAAGAGCCTGGACAAGAGTGCGGACAAGGGGGCGGCCGAGCAACCGTTGGATATGTTCAACAAGATGCTCCAGACCGGCGCCGAGGTTCAGACACAGAACGTGAAGGCGATGCAGGACATCTTCGACGCATTCTGGGCAGACCCGAAGGAGAAGGCGGTTGGGAAGGAGACGGAGCAGCACAAAGTGCCGCCTGTTCGAGCCGCCTCGCGCGCCGCGCCGAGATCCGCGGCAGCGAAGTCCGCGACGCCTGCGTCCGGCGCGCCTAATAAATCCGCTTCCCCGAAGCCCGAAGCGTCGAGGGGCAGCAGCCCCAAGCCGGCACGCAAGCCCACGGTTTCGAAGCCCCGCTGAGATCGCTCAGTTCAGGTTCGAGCCGATCGTGGTGCCGATCTTGTCGTAGACGGTGTTGAGCTTCGCTCCGTAGAGCCGGATCGCGCCCGCCGAGACGGCGAAGATCAGGCCACCGATCATCGCGTACTCGATGGCGGTGGCGCCGCGGCGATCCCGCCCGAGACCGTTGATCAGCGCCCGGAGGCGCGAGACGCGCCCGGGGATGGCGGGGCATCCCTCCTGCGCTGCTGGTTTCGCCATGGATCTCGCTCCCGCCCGCACCCCGCGGCGTGAGAGAGCTTACGGCTCGTCCGTTGCGGATGATTTAAGGTGATCTCCGGAACAGGCCGATGCACGACACGCATTGTCCAATCACGCGCATCCTGCGCCATTTCGGAAAACTGGCCGGAAAACTGAGACGCGGGGGCTCAAACTTCTCACTTGCACCGCGGTCGTCACGGCAAAGGGCCACTCTCGCGCCGCGGCCGAGCGTGATGGTCGATCGCGTCCGATGTCTCTCTCTGCCGTCCGATGAGCGGCGCGCCCGATCCGACATGCGGACTTGCAGAGCCGGAATGCGGCGCAAGCGCCGCACCTACCGATCCCGGCCCGCTTCCTTGCGCAGGGCATCGATCCGCTTCGACGCCTCCGCCTTGTCGAGGTCGGGATCGAACGCCTTCGGTTCCTTCGCTTCCTCGGAGAGGGTCTTCAGGTAGGACGCTTGCGCGCCGGTCATCGGCTCGCCACCAGTTGTCCACTGATCTGGATCCTTGATCTGGTTGGAGACGTCCTTCGGGTCGGTCTTCGGGTTGGTCGGGCCGGCCTTCGCCTCAGGCTTGCTCATCACAGAACCTCCTGTTCTCGAAATGTTCTGTTAAACGCGAAGCCGTCCGCGCGGTTCCGGCGGCCCGTGCGGCCGCCGGAACCGATGCGGCCTCAGGCCGCGTTGGCCTTCGGCTGCACCTCGGCGAGGTAATCGTCCATCAGGGTCTTGGTCATCGCACCGGGCGTGAACCGGTAAGGGCCGATCTCGGCGACCGGCGTGACCTCGGCGGCCGAGCCGGTGATGAAGCACTCGGCGAAGCCCTCCATCTCCTCGGGCCGGATGCGGCGCTCCACGACCTCGAAACCGCGGCGGCGGGCGAGGTCGATCACGGTCTGGCGGGTGAGGCCGTTCAGGAAGCGGTCGGCGTTCGGGGTGTGGATCACTCCGTCCCGGATGAAGAAGACATTGGCGCCGGTGCACTCGGCGACGTTGTCCTCCCAATCGAGCATCAGGGCGTCGGCGTAGCCCTTGTTCTCGGCCCGGTGCTTCGAGATCGTGCAGATCATGTAGAGACCGGCCGCCTTCGAGGTGGAGGGCGCCGTGCGCGGGTCCGGCCGCCGATAATCCGCGATGTCGAGCCGAATGCCCTTCATCTTGGTGGCCGGATCGAAGTAGCTCGGCCATTCCCAGGCGGCGATGGCGAGATGGATCGTGTTCTGTTGGGCGGCCACGCCCATCATCTCGGAACCACGCCACGCCACCGGCCGCAGATAGGCTTCGGTCAGGCCGCTCGTCTTCAGGACGAGTTCCTTCGCGGCCTCGATCTCGGCGACGCTGTAAGGGATCTCGAAGTCGAGGAGCTGGGCCGAGCGGCGCAGGCGCTCCGAGTGCTCCAGGCTCTTGAATATGCGCCCGCCATAGGCCCGCTCGCCCTCGAACACGGCCGATCCGTAGTGGAGACCGTGGGTGAGTACGTGGATCTTGGCCTCCCGCCACGGCACCATGGCGCCATCGAACCAGATGGTGCCCTCGCGCTCGTCGAACGGGATCACGGACATGGCGGGTACTTCCTTCTCGCGCGGCCGAATCCGCTTCGCGCCGCGGGATCGATCGGGTCAGGCTTGAACGCCGGCAGTCGGGCGGGCGCCCGAGCGCGCCCGTATTGCCGGAAGGCTTGACGGGTATCAACCGGGCTGAGATATGTCAACAACACTGACTTATATCGGGATCGATCGCGACGTGACACGCCCCATGACGAGGCAAGAGGCCGATGTGGCGGGGAATGCCGAGCCTCCGGCGGCCGGGCGCGCGGACCGTCCCGGCAGCGCCAGCGACGACCTGATCGAGCTGCTGTTCTTCGCCTACCGGGACTTCGTCGGCGATCCCGACCGGATTCTCGCCGAGTACGGCTTCGGGCGCGCGCACCACCGCGTTCTGCACTTCGTCGACCGCTACCCTGGTCTCACGATCGCCGAACTCCTCGATATCCTGCGCATCACCAAGCAGAGCCTCAACCGGGTGCTCAAGGATTTGATCGAGCAGGGCTACATCGAGCAGAAGACCGGCACGAGCGACCGGCGTCAGCGGCTCCTCTTCTGCAGCCGCGCCGGCGCCGAACTCGCCGCCGATCTCACCCGCGTCCAAGCCAGGCGGCTCGCCCGTGCCCTCGCGGACCCCGTCGAGGTGGGCGAGGCGCTGCCCTCGGGCGCCTCGAGCTCGGCTCACAGCTTCCTCCTCTCCATGATCGAGCCCGACGAGCGCGCCGCCGTGCGCCGCCTGATGGCCCGGCGCACGAAGGGGGCGGCCTGATGAGCGCAACGGCCCCCGGCTCGCGCTGCGAGCTATCGGATCAGGCGCCGCACGTCCTCGTGGTCGACGACGACCGGCGGGTGCGCGAACTCCTGTCGCGCTACCTTTTCGAGCAGGGCTTCCGCGTCACCGCTGCGGCGAATGCCGCCGAGGCGCGGGCCAAGGCCCAGAGCCTAGTCTTCGACGCGATGGTCCTCGACGTAATGATGCCGGGCGAGAGCGGCTTCGACTACGCGCGCAAGGTCCGCGAGACCTCGCGGGTGCCAATCCTGATGCTCACCGCCCGCTCGAACACCAACGACCGGGTGACGGGTCTCGAGATCGGCGCCGACGATTACCTGCCGAAGCCCTTCGAGCCCCGCGAGCTGATCCTGCGGCTCAACAACATCATCAACCGCAACGCCGGTCCGCGCCGGGACACGGGCGGCGAGACCGTGACGTTCGGGCCGTTCTCTTACCGGCTCGACCGGGGTGAGCTGCGCCGGGAGGACGAGATGATCCGCATAACCGAGCGCGAGCGCGAGATCCTGACGATCCTCGCCGCCGCGGGGGGGGCCAACGTCGAGCGCGAGGCGCTCGCGGGCAACGGGGGCGCCGCGGCCGAGCGCACCATCGACGTCCAGATCAATCGGCTCCGCCGCAAGACGGAGGTCGATCCGGCCAACCCCCTCTTCCTGCAGACGGTCCGCGGCGTCGGCTACCGCCTGGCCGTCGACTGACAGGCGCGATGAACGCGCAGGATCCCGACCTCGCGCGGCAGGCGGACCTCGCCCGGCAGGACCGGCCGACCGCCGCACCGAGGCCGCGCACCCTCTTGAAGCGCCTCTCCCGCGCCATCGGCGATGCCCTGCCGAAGGGCCTCTACGCCCGCTCACTGATCATCATCATCGCGCCGGTGGTGCTGCTCCAGTCGGTGATCGCCTACACCTTCATGGAGCGGCACTGGCAGCTCGTGACGAAGCGCCTGTCCTCGGCGGTAACGGCCGACATCGCCGCCCTGATCGACATCTACGAGAGCTATCCCCAGACCAAGGACGCGGAGATCCTGACCCGGATCGCCAGCGAGCGCCTGAGCCTCGACCTCGACATCCTGAAGGGCGCCAAGCTCCCGGTGCCGGGGCCGCGCCCCTTCTTCTCGATCCTCGACGAGGCGCTCTCCGACGAGATCAAGCGCCAGATCGGACGCCCCTTCTGGATCGACACCGTGGGGCGCTCGAACCTCATCGAGATCCGGGTCGCGATCCCCGACGGAGTGATGCGGATCACGGCGCGCCGGAGCCAGGCCTACGCCTCGAACTCGCACATCTTCCTCGTCTGGATGATCGGCTCGTCGATGGTTCTCCTCGGCGTCGCGATCCTGTTCCTGCGCAACCAGATCAAGCCGATCCTGCGGCTCGCCGCCGTGGCGGAGGGATTCGGCAAGGGCCGCGACATCGAGTTCCGACCCCGCGGCGCCCGCGAGGTGCGGGCCGCGGGGCACGCCTTCATCGAGATGCGCCGGCGCATCGAGCGGGCGATGGAGCAGCGGACGACGATGCTGAACGGAGTCAGCCACGACCTGCGCACCATTATCACGCGCTTCAAGCTGTCGCTGGCGCTGGTCGAGCAGACGCCGGAGGTCGAGGATCTGTCGCGCGACGTCGACGAGATGAGCCGGATGCTGGAAGGCTATCTCGCCTTCGCCCGCGGCGATTCCGCCGAGCCCGCGGCTCCCACCGACATGCGGGCGTTACTCGAAGATCTGCGCACGGATGTCGAGCGCCTCGGCGCGCACGTGGCCGCGGTGGAACTCGCCGGTTCCCCCATCCTCACCGTGCGGCCGGATTCCCTGCGGCGCTGTCTGTTCAACCTCGCGGCCAACGCCGCCCGCTACGGCGAGACGGTGACGATCTCGGCCCGCGAGGAAAACCGCGCCTTCCTAGTCTCGATCGACGACGATGGGCCGGGCATTCCCCCTGAGAGCCGCGAGGAGGTGTTCAAACCGTTCGTGCGCCTCGACGACGCCCGCCAGGATGCGGGCGGCTCGGGCCTCGGCCTCGCCATCGCCCGCGACATCGCCCGGGCGCATGGCGGCGACGTCTCGCTCCAAGACAGCCCCCTCGGCGGCCTGCGCGCCACCGTCCGCATCCCGGCCTGAACGGAGATCCGGGACTGAGGCCCGGACCGCACGGACAGGCATCGTCCCGCTGCCGTACCGCTCCTTGGGAAAACCGGATTTCCCTTTCCGCCTTCATGCACTAACACCAACCCGCCCGCCGACCGAGACGAGGGTCGCGGATCGGGGCCGATCAGAGCCCTTATTGACGCAGGTTTACCGACGCACCCTCGTCCCTGCGCGGAACGGAAATGTTGTCGGACGTGCTGCCGAGCCAGAATATCGACTTCGCGCTGATCTTCGCGCACTCGCCCAATCCTTACGTCCTGCTCGATCCGAACTTCGTCCTCGTCGACATGAACGAGGCGTATCTCCGCGTCACCATGCGCGACCGCGCCGCACTCGTCGGCCGGACGATGTTCGAGGCCTTCCCGAACGACAGCGGCGCGAGCGAGCTTCGCACGTCCCTGGAACGGGTCCTGACCACCCGGGAGGTCGATCACCTGCCGCTGATCCGCTACGACATCGCGCGACCGGACGGCGGCATCGAGGAGCGCTACTGGAGCGCCACGCACACACCCCTCCTCGACGGCTCGGGGGCCATCGCCCTGATCCTTCAACACACCGTGGACGTCACGGAACTGCACCGACTGCGCAGCCACGCCCGGCTCGGTGCGCCGGGCTCCGCCGTCGCGCAGATCGAGACCGACGTGCTGCACCGCGCGGAGGCCGTCTCCCACACCAACCGCCTCCTCGACGCCGAGCGCCTGCGCCTGCGCGCCCTGTTCGAGCAGACGCCGGGCTTCATGGCCGTCCTGACCGGGCCCGCTCACGTCTTCGAGCTGTTCAACGCGGCCTATCTCGATCTCGTCGGCCCGCGCGATCTCTTCGGCCGCAATGTCCGGGAGGCTCTGCCGGAACTCGAGGACCAGACCTTCTTCGGCCTGCTCGACGAGGTCTACGCGACCGGCCGCCCCTTCATCGGCCACGCCGTGCCGGTCCTGCTGCGCCGGGGCGCCACCGGGGAAGCGTCGCTCCTCCACCTCGATTTCATCTATCAGCCGATCACCGACGCGTCCGGCGCCGTCACCGGCATCTTCGTGCAGGGCCACGACGTCAGCGAGCGCCTGCGGGCCGAAGAGGCGCTCGCCGCGTCCCACGCGCAGATGAGCGAGATCTTGGAGAGCATCTCGGACGCGTTCTACGCGATCGATGCGCAGGATCGCTTCACCTACGTCAACCGCAAGGCCGAGACGCTCTGGGGCCGCCCGCGCGATGGGCTGATCGGGCAGATCATCTGGGACGTGTTCGACCGCTCGCCCGACAGCGAGATCCGGCGGGCGCACGTGCGTGCCGCGCTGCTCGGAAGTGCGCAACGTCTCGAGTACTTCTCGGAGGCCCTCGGGGCTGGGTCGAGACCAGCATCTACCCGGGCCCTGCCGGTCTCTCGGTCTTCTTCCGCGACATCACCGAACGGCACCGCAACGAGGAGCGGCGCCAGCTGATGGTCAACGAGCTGAATCACCGGGTGAAGAACTCGCTCGCCGTCGTTCAGGGCATTGCCAGCCAGACTTTACGCACCGCCCGCGACCTCGATCAGGCCAGGGGCGACCTGACCGCCCGCCTTGTGGCGCTCGCCCGCGCCCACGATCTCCTGACCAGCGAGAGCTGGGAGGGAGCCGACCTGTCCGAGGTGGTGCACGCCACACTCGAGGGTGGCCTCGGCGTGCCGGGGCGGCAGGTCGAAGTCGTGGGCCCGGCCCTGCGCCTCACGCCGAACGCCGCACTCTCCCTCGCGCTCGCTCTGCACGAGCTCGGCACCAACGCCATCAAGTACGGCGCCCTCTCGGTGGAGCAGGGCTGCGTCACGGTCTCGTGGACGATCGAGCCCGCAGGCGGCGCCGCATCGGCGGACCGCCGCCTCGACCTGTCCTGGACGGAGCGCGGCGGTCCGCCCGTGACCGCACCGACCCGCCGCGGCTTCGGCTCGCGTCTCCTCGAACGCGGTCTCGCGGCCGAGCTGCACGGTCGCGTCGATCTCAGTTTCGGGG carries:
- a CDS encoding DUF937 domain-containing protein; this translates as MFNPIDMLQGQSAGMQGLAQQFGLTTDQTRRAMEALLPAFTIGLQRNTPSDPIGFGQLFGLPGASAGNPTAQTPEVMLGQLFGSPMLAQAVVQQAAAASGVGSQVVRQMLPLMAGMVVASIVHMILNQSPAPQQPAPKPAPANPYVAANTFWADMLRAFAPPQPPQATPSRPSRRARRPSRHPEAAPRTRPRAWTRVRTRGRPSNRWICSTRCSRPAPRFRHRT
- a CDS encoding Flp family type IVb pilin; translated protein: MAKPAAQEGCPAIPGRVSRLRALINGLGRDRRGATAIEYAMIGGLIFAVSAGAIRLYGAKLNTVYDKIGTTIGSNLN
- a CDS encoding DUF3072 domain-containing protein, which gives rise to MSKPEAKAGPTNPKTDPKDVSNQIKDPDQWTTGGEPMTGAQASYLKTLSEEAKEPKAFDPDLDKAEASKRIDALRKEAGRDR
- a CDS encoding branched-chain amino acid aminotransferase, producing MSVIPFDEREGTIWFDGAMVPWREAKIHVLTHGLHYGSAVFEGERAYGGRIFKSLEHSERLRRSAQLLDFEIPYSVAEIEAAKELVLKTSGLTEAYLRPVAWRGSEMMGVAAQQNTIHLAIAAWEWPSYFDPATKMKGIRLDIADYRRPDPRTAPSTSKAAGLYMICTISKHRAENKGYADALMLDWEDNVAECTGANVFFIRDGVIHTPNADRFLNGLTRQTVIDLARRRGFEVVERRIRPEEMEGFAECFITGSAAEVTPVAEIGPYRFTPGAMTKTLMDDYLAEVQPKANAA
- a CDS encoding MarR family winged helix-turn-helix transcriptional regulator yields the protein MTRQEADVAGNAEPPAAGRADRPGSASDDLIELLFFAYRDFVGDPDRILAEYGFGRAHHRVLHFVDRYPGLTIAELLDILRITKQSLNRVLKDLIEQGYIEQKTGTSDRRQRLLFCSRAGAELAADLTRVQARRLARALADPVEVGEALPSGASSSAHSFLLSMIEPDERAAVRRLMARRTKGAA
- a CDS encoding response regulator, whose amino-acid sequence is MSATAPGSRCELSDQAPHVLVVDDDRRVRELLSRYLFEQGFRVTAAANAAEARAKAQSLVFDAMVLDVMMPGESGFDYARKVRETSRVPILMLTARSNTNDRVTGLEIGADDYLPKPFEPRELILRLNNIINRNAGPRRDTGGETVTFGPFSYRLDRGELRREDEMIRITEREREILTILAAAGGANVEREALAGNGGAAAERTIDVQINRLRRKTEVDPANPLFLQTVRGVGYRLAVD
- a CDS encoding ATP-binding protein; amino-acid sequence: MNAQDPDLARQADLARQDRPTAAPRPRTLLKRLSRAIGDALPKGLYARSLIIIIAPVVLLQSVIAYTFMERHWQLVTKRLSSAVTADIAALIDIYESYPQTKDAEILTRIASERLSLDLDILKGAKLPVPGPRPFFSILDEALSDEIKRQIGRPFWIDTVGRSNLIEIRVAIPDGVMRITARRSQAYASNSHIFLVWMIGSSMVLLGVAILFLRNQIKPILRLAAVAEGFGKGRDIEFRPRGAREVRAAGHAFIEMRRRIERAMEQRTTMLNGVSHDLRTIITRFKLSLALVEQTPEVEDLSRDVDEMSRMLEGYLAFARGDSAEPAAPTDMRALLEDLRTDVERLGAHVAAVELAGSPILTVRPDSLRRCLFNLAANAARYGETVTISAREENRAFLVSIDDDGPGIPPESREEVFKPFVRLDDARQDAGGSGLGLAIARDIARAHGGDVSLQDSPLGGLRATVRIPA
- a CDS encoding PAS domain-containing protein: MLSDVLPSQNIDFALIFAHSPNPYVLLDPNFVLVDMNEAYLRVTMRDRAALVGRTMFEAFPNDSGASELRTSLERVLTTREVDHLPLIRYDIARPDGGIEERYWSATHTPLLDGSGAIALILQHTVDVTELHRLRSHARLGAPGSAVAQIETDVLHRAEAVSHTNRLLDAERLRLRALFEQTPGFMAVLTGPAHVFELFNAAYLDLVGPRDLFGRNVREALPELEDQTFFGLLDEVYATGRPFIGHAVPVLLRRGATGEASLLHLDFIYQPITDASGAVTGIFVQGHDVSERLRAEEALAASHAQMSEILESISDAFYAIDAQDRFTYVNRKAETLWGRPRDGLIGQIIWDVFDRSPDSEIRRAHVRAALLGSAQRLEYFSEALGAGSRPASTRALPVSRSSSATSPNGTATRSGAS
- a CDS encoding sensor histidine kinase, translated to MVNELNHRVKNSLAVVQGIASQTLRTARDLDQARGDLTARLVALARAHDLLTSESWEGADLSEVVHATLEGGLGVPGRQVEVVGPALRLTPNAALSLALALHELGTNAIKYGALSVEQGCVTVSWTIEPAGGAASADRRLDLSWTERGGPPVTAPTRRGFGSRLLERGLAAELHGRVDLSFGADGVACRIEALV